A single genomic interval of Sporosarcina sp. ANT_H38 harbors:
- a CDS encoding sensor histidine kinase produces MSRRFAVFPEGLGKEPYTYLIYMLFPLLGAFFLEGVERILTLLLLVPFLFVYRQSYWHNTYLVFVIVQAIIIGFWVYMFGPMFFWLSAYSSNMISSLSGRKRIVAIGVYILVGMAYGASKDFNIIQTSIALVPILLAVFNAYMISSIRKWNDSQRELEKAYSRIDELVKQQERQRIGRDLHDTLGQKLSMITLKTELAEKLLVSDKERAAGELREVITISRETLMQMRELVEDLDTGTLVDELIACRQHLHSAGIDYEVNGEIHSINRVYEKIAVMAIRELVTNVVKHSAASWCRINVSRSAGGVLIDVVDNGKGIDGAVPNHGMTGLQGRIGLINGTIRWESGEEGTVVQLFIPLPKSVEKVGVVS; encoded by the coding sequence ATGAGCAGGAGATTTGCAGTTTTTCCCGAAGGTTTAGGGAAAGAACCGTATACTTATTTAATCTATATGCTATTTCCGCTTCTTGGAGCGTTCTTTTTGGAAGGTGTGGAACGTATCCTAACACTGCTCCTGCTTGTTCCATTTTTATTCGTCTATCGCCAGTCTTATTGGCATAACACTTATCTAGTGTTTGTCATTGTGCAAGCAATTATTATTGGTTTTTGGGTCTATATGTTTGGGCCGATGTTTTTTTGGTTGAGTGCCTATTCTTCAAATATGATTTCGTCACTGTCCGGACGTAAGCGCATCGTGGCTATCGGTGTCTATATATTGGTTGGAATGGCCTATGGCGCTTCTAAGGATTTCAATATAATACAAACATCTATAGCGCTCGTACCTATTCTTCTCGCAGTCTTCAATGCGTATATGATTTCATCAATACGAAAATGGAATGACTCCCAGCGAGAATTAGAGAAAGCGTATAGTAGGATTGATGAATTGGTGAAGCAGCAAGAACGCCAGCGAATTGGACGTGATCTACATGATACGCTTGGACAAAAACTATCGATGATTACATTGAAAACGGAGCTCGCTGAGAAGTTACTCGTTTCAGACAAAGAGAGAGCTGCCGGGGAATTACGGGAAGTGATTACAATCTCGCGAGAAACATTAATGCAGATGAGGGAGCTCGTAGAAGACCTGGATACCGGCACGCTTGTCGATGAATTGATTGCCTGTCGTCAACATTTACATAGTGCAGGAATCGATTATGAAGTGAACGGTGAAATCCATTCTATTAATCGTGTGTATGAAAAAATTGCTGTGATGGCAATTCGAGAACTTGTGACGAATGTAGTTAAACATAGTGCTGCATCATGGTGTCGAATTAACGTTTCACGTTCAGCGGGAGGTGTATTAATAGATGTAGTCGATAATGGAAAAGGAATTGATGGAGCGGTTCCTAATCATGGAATGACAGGCTTGCAAGGTAGAATTGGACTTATTAATGGAACGATTCGATGGGAAAGCGGTGAAGAAGGGACGGTCGTTCAGTTATTCATTCCGCTACCGAAAAGTGTTGAAAAGGTGGGTGTCGTCTCGTGA
- a CDS encoding ABC transporter permease: protein MTKPFLLLTKIEVLRMLRNRYFVIYAIVLPIIYYLIFSLSNEPEHYAYLLIGMLVFSLLSGAVTTFAIGLAYDNSRPWRTSMKALPVSELVVSGAKLTSQLLLNSITVVILIVFVQTFHGLPGGVGQWCMIAVWFISVSAVFMMLGVAISSFGKQGTVSGIANFTWILLMFAAGTWIPIEQFPGWVQPIASWSPGAIAIAGAFRLLDEGYPLVGQMGGLIFYALLFIGIYRVGGYVNRRGAN, encoded by the coding sequence ATGACTAAGCCCTTTTTATTGTTGACAAAAATTGAAGTGTTGCGCATGCTAAGAAACCGCTATTTCGTCATTTACGCCATCGTTCTTCCCATCATCTATTACCTAATTTTTTCGCTTTCGAATGAACCAGAGCATTATGCATATCTACTTATCGGAATGCTTGTCTTCAGTTTGTTATCGGGAGCTGTCACGACATTTGCAATTGGGCTTGCATACGACAACAGCAGACCTTGGCGTACATCTATGAAGGCGTTGCCGGTTTCCGAATTAGTCGTTTCAGGTGCGAAACTGACGTCACAACTGTTGTTGAATAGTATCACGGTTGTGATCTTAATCGTATTTGTTCAGACGTTTCACGGACTCCCGGGTGGTGTAGGACAATGGTGTATGATTGCGGTATGGTTTATTAGTGTATCGGCGGTATTCATGATGTTAGGCGTGGCAATCAGTTCATTTGGGAAACAGGGTACTGTTTCAGGTATAGCTAACTTTACGTGGATATTGTTGATGTTTGCTGCAGGTACGTGGATTCCAATTGAACAGTTTCCAGGCTGGGTGCAACCTATTGCAAGTTGGTCTCCGGGAGCAATTGCGATAGCGGGTGCCTTCCGTTTGTTGGATGAAGGTTATCCATTGGTTGGACAAATGGGGGGACTTATCTTTTATGCACTATTATTTATAGGGATTTACCGGGTTGGGGGATATGTAAATAGAAGGGGAGCGAATTAA
- a CDS encoding ATP-binding cassette domain-containing protein, protein MLKLENLSERVNQKSLLSSINLEIAAGEIVALCGANGVGKSKIVSAIAGIIHPVSGRILLAGKPLGKKTKSQIGFMFQHAEFMDNVKVKEMLCLFQSFYINPYSFNELVHLGLLQELLLKKTHELSSGEQKRLSFALSMVGRPLVLIADEPTAGMDEEMRNHFYQQVQIAVDEGLAVLLITHSREEREVLAHRIVLLKEGVVQ, encoded by the coding sequence ATGTTGAAACTAGAAAATCTGTCAGAACGCGTTAATCAAAAGAGTTTATTAAGTAGTATAAATTTAGAAATTGCGGCAGGAGAAATTGTTGCACTCTGCGGAGCAAATGGGGTGGGGAAATCAAAAATTGTATCTGCTATTGCTGGAATCATTCATCCGGTAAGTGGAAGGATTTTGCTAGCAGGGAAACCGCTAGGAAAGAAAACGAAATCACAAATAGGCTTCATGTTCCAGCACGCTGAATTTATGGATAATGTAAAGGTGAAAGAAATGCTTTGTTTATTTCAATCTTTCTATATAAATCCTTATTCATTTAACGAGCTTGTCCATCTAGGATTATTGCAAGAGTTGCTCCTGAAAAAGACACATGAATTATCAAGTGGTGAGCAAAAGCGTCTGTCATTTGCATTGTCGATGGTAGGTAGACCACTCGTGCTGATTGCAGATGAACCAACTGCTGGAATGGACGAGGAAATGCGGAACCATTTCTATCAACAAGTACAAATTGCTGTTGATGAAGGGCTTGCCGTTTTGCTGATTACACATTCCAGGGAAGAAAGAGAAGTTCTTGCACATCGAATTGTATTGTTGAAGGAAGGGGTTGTGCAATGA
- a CDS encoding DUF47 domain-containing protein: MFSQRKPDPFFTALLTIAENVQEAVHYAHDFKVVNVADLKEVSIKLKNYETEGDTHIHDLITKLNKSFMTPIEREDIMNLAIKMDDVLDGIEHFAAHLEMFSLIEIDEYVQKFMENIVKSTDEIVKAMKLLAKKKLEAMHDHAVLIKEYERVCDEVFRTSVKQLFINEKDPIRIIQLKDIYEQLEDVADYCQDVANTIETIIMRNA; this comes from the coding sequence ATGTTTAGCCAACGCAAACCTGATCCTTTTTTCACAGCACTGCTAACGATTGCTGAAAATGTACAAGAAGCAGTCCATTACGCACACGACTTTAAAGTAGTCAATGTCGCAGACTTGAAAGAAGTAAGCATTAAACTTAAAAATTACGAGACGGAAGGCGATACGCACATCCACGATCTCATTACAAAACTCAACAAGTCATTCATGACACCTATTGAGCGGGAAGATATTATGAACTTGGCCATTAAGATGGATGATGTACTCGATGGCATTGAACATTTTGCAGCACATCTTGAAATGTTCTCTCTAATTGAAATTGATGAATACGTTCAGAAGTTCATGGAGAACATCGTTAAAAGTACAGATGAAATTGTAAAAGCAATGAAATTACTTGCAAAGAAAAAACTTGAAGCAATGCACGATCATGCAGTGCTTATTAAAGAGTACGAACGAGTTTGTGATGAAGTTTTCCGTACATCCGTCAAACAACTGTTCATTAATGAAAAAGACCCAATCCGAATTATTCAGTTAAAAGATATTTACGAGCAACTTGAAGATGTCGCAGATTATTGCCAAGACGTTGCCAACACAATCGAAACAATTATTATGCGTAACGCATAA
- a CDS encoding inorganic phosphate transporter translates to MDTVLLLTILVVVFALAFDFINGFHDTANSIATSVSTRALKPRTAIMMAAIMNFIGAMAFTGVAKTISKDIVDPFALENGSLVILAALISAILWNLITWYFGIPSSSSHALIGSIAGAAISAAGFGILNYSGFLKILQALLISPFIALAGGFLVMSLFKMTLKNRNLFRTNTRIRYLQIGTAALQSFTHGTNDAQKAMGIITMALIAAEMQTSDDIQLWVRIAAATAMGIGTSIGGYKIIKTVGGKIMKIRPVNGIAADLSSAAIIFGATLIHLPVSTTHVISSAIMGVGSAQRVKGVNWGMAKKIVITWVITLPISALIAGITYQVLNLFF, encoded by the coding sequence ATGGATACAGTACTTCTCCTTACCATACTAGTCGTCGTTTTCGCACTCGCTTTTGATTTCATTAACGGTTTTCACGACACAGCGAATTCCATCGCAACGTCTGTTTCAACTCGTGCATTGAAACCACGAACTGCTATTATGATGGCCGCTATAATGAATTTCATCGGAGCAATGGCATTTACAGGTGTCGCAAAGACAATTTCCAAGGACATTGTCGATCCATTCGCTCTTGAAAATGGATCACTCGTCATCTTGGCAGCACTGATTTCTGCAATATTATGGAACTTGATTACCTGGTATTTTGGAATACCATCCAGTTCTTCCCACGCATTAATCGGGTCAATCGCTGGAGCTGCTATTTCAGCAGCAGGTTTCGGAATTTTAAATTACAGTGGTTTCTTAAAAATATTACAAGCACTCCTTATTTCTCCATTTATCGCACTTGCGGGTGGTTTCCTAGTGATGTCATTATTCAAAATGACCTTAAAAAACAGGAATTTATTCAGGACAAATACACGAATTCGCTATTTGCAAATCGGAACAGCGGCACTTCAATCGTTCACACACGGTACGAACGATGCACAAAAAGCGATGGGGATTATTACAATGGCACTTATCGCGGCAGAAATGCAGACTTCAGATGATATTCAACTCTGGGTCCGGATTGCTGCGGCAACTGCAATGGGTATCGGGACTTCAATTGGCGGCTATAAAATTATAAAAACAGTCGGCGGAAAAATAATGAAGATCCGGCCTGTGAACGGAATTGCGGCTGATTTATCATCTGCAGCAATTATTTTCGGTGCGACTCTTATCCATTTACCTGTCAGTACAACACATGTTATTTCTTCTGCAATAATGGGTGTAGGCTCGGCCCAGCGTGTGAAAGGCGTCAATTGGGGCATGGCTAAAAAGATCGTTATTACATGGGTTATAACATTACCAATTTCAGCATTAATCGCTGGGATTACCTATCAAGTTCTTAACTTGTTTTTTTAA
- a CDS encoding cold-shock protein, producing the protein MEQGKVKWFNAEKGFGFIEREDGDDVFVHFSAIQGEGFKSLEEGQDVTFEIEQGQRGLQATNVNKN; encoded by the coding sequence ATGGAACAAGGTAAAGTGAAATGGTTTAACGCAGAAAAAGGATTTGGCTTCATCGAACGCGAAGACGGCGACGACGTATTCGTACACTTCTCAGCTATTCAAGGAGAAGGCTTCAAGTCTCTTGAAGAAGGCCAAGATGTAACGTTTGAAATCGAGCAAGGCCAACGCGGTCTTCAAGCTACAAACGTAAACAAAAACTAA
- a CDS encoding MMPL family transporter translates to MRTLARFVTSAHKYIIFTWVAIFVILTFFAIKLPGLLEGDGFQTDGEHAAVMDIVSDDFAMPAETMFLVFDNVPDDKIESTLINVDKLKVTSEIASPLDNDKQHKEGVSYALLHFDNKDKDMSAIVTDIREAVGNEKGITLTGASAISKDINTASQRDLMTAEAIGLPIAIIILLFAFGTVVASIVPLIIGIVTVVSSFGVLAILGGKMDLSIFVLNIIPMLGLALSIDFALLFISRYREERKKSNMQEAISTTIRTAGRSVIFSAFCVFIGLGAMMLIQVDIFQNIAIGGMIVVAMAVLASVTLLPSVLIVLGERVDKWQLLKEKSGEANGWRKFAKAVIKRPVMITIVAFILLGVAIIPVKNMDLTIPGIDSLPKSYDTRQAFELIDKEFGLANEAAVYVIAERANGWEDEKGLESMKALEKELSNDPLVDKVTTIFTASDIDSVEQWQQAMTAPEIAARLSPLVETFVKDDKLMIPLTLGASGSSDAAQDWAREWSDKQTEWNLSIGGQPKFNQEIFDEILDKVLYVLLVILVSTFFILMIAFRSILIPIKAIFMNIIGLTATFGILVYIFQYGHFGLEAGTIALIIPVIVFSLVFGLSMDYEVFLISRMQEEYAKTLDNDHSTVEGLATTSKIITSAALIMIVLTGAFAFTDVMPVKQIGVGIAIAVAIDATIIRLLLVPSLMKLFGKWNWWLPFRKGPYKPGNWH, encoded by the coding sequence ATGCGCACACTTGCGCGTTTTGTAACAAGTGCACATAAATATATAATCTTTACCTGGGTTGCAATCTTCGTCATACTGACGTTCTTCGCAATCAAGTTGCCAGGGCTTCTTGAAGGAGACGGCTTCCAAACGGATGGCGAACACGCCGCTGTCATGGATATCGTGTCCGATGACTTCGCCATGCCAGCAGAAACCATGTTCCTCGTTTTTGATAATGTGCCCGATGACAAAATAGAGTCTACACTCATTAACGTAGATAAACTTAAGGTCACTTCAGAAATCGCATCACCACTGGACAATGATAAACAACACAAAGAAGGCGTTTCTTATGCCCTTCTTCATTTTGACAATAAAGACAAAGATATGTCTGCTATCGTCACAGATATACGAGAGGCAGTCGGTAATGAAAAAGGAATCACGCTTACAGGTGCTTCCGCTATTTCAAAGGATATTAACACTGCCAGCCAACGTGACTTGATGACTGCAGAGGCGATTGGGTTACCAATTGCGATTATTATACTTCTGTTCGCTTTCGGAACTGTTGTCGCTTCAATCGTACCATTAATTATCGGTATCGTGACCGTCGTATCCTCGTTCGGTGTATTGGCGATTCTTGGTGGAAAAATGGACCTGTCCATCTTTGTCTTGAATATCATTCCTATGCTGGGACTTGCGCTCAGTATCGACTTCGCTTTGTTGTTCATCAGCAGGTATCGTGAAGAACGCAAAAAGAGCAACATGCAAGAAGCTATCTCCACTACGATTCGAACAGCAGGAAGATCTGTCATCTTTTCCGCTTTCTGTGTGTTCATCGGACTCGGCGCCATGATGCTTATTCAAGTCGACATTTTTCAAAACATCGCTATTGGTGGAATGATCGTCGTGGCGATGGCTGTTCTCGCATCTGTAACTTTGTTACCTTCCGTGCTTATTGTGCTTGGTGAGCGGGTTGACAAATGGCAGCTATTGAAAGAAAAGTCGGGCGAAGCGAACGGTTGGCGCAAATTTGCCAAAGCAGTTATTAAGCGTCCTGTTATGATCACAATCGTTGCGTTTATCCTACTAGGTGTCGCAATTATTCCAGTGAAAAATATGGATTTAACAATTCCAGGAATCGATTCATTGCCAAAGTCATATGACACACGTCAGGCTTTTGAATTGATTGATAAAGAGTTTGGTTTGGCCAACGAGGCGGCTGTCTATGTCATAGCAGAACGTGCAAATGGCTGGGAGGACGAAAAAGGTCTCGAGTCCATGAAAGCACTTGAAAAAGAACTTTCAAACGATCCTCTTGTTGATAAAGTAACGACAATTTTCACCGCAAGTGATATCGACTCCGTCGAACAATGGCAACAAGCGATGACTGCGCCTGAAATCGCCGCCAGACTCTCACCTCTTGTTGAAACGTTTGTGAAAGACGACAAGCTGATGATTCCTCTGACATTGGGAGCGAGTGGCAGTTCAGATGCAGCACAAGATTGGGCACGCGAGTGGTCCGATAAGCAAACGGAGTGGAACTTATCCATCGGTGGGCAACCAAAATTCAATCAGGAAATCTTCGATGAAATACTGGATAAGGTTTTGTACGTTCTCTTAGTAATCCTTGTCTCTACGTTCTTCATCCTGATGATTGCTTTTAGATCTATTTTAATACCGATTAAAGCGATTTTTATGAACATCATCGGATTGACTGCAACATTCGGTATTCTTGTCTATATTTTCCAATACGGACATTTTGGATTGGAAGCGGGCACAATCGCGCTAATCATCCCTGTCATCGTCTTTAGCCTTGTCTTTGGACTAAGTATGGACTACGAAGTATTCCTCATCTCGAGGATGCAGGAAGAGTATGCGAAGACTTTGGATAACGACCACTCAACTGTTGAAGGTCTTGCAACTACAAGTAAGATCATCACCTCTGCAGCACTGATTATGATTGTTCTAACGGGGGCATTCGCCTTTACGGACGTTATGCCAGTAAAACAGATCGGCGTTGGTATCGCCATTGCAGTCGCCATTGACGCAACGATCATCCGCCTGTTGCTCGTTCCAAGCTTGATGAAACTGTTCGGCAAATGGAACTGGTGGCTGCCATTTAGAAAAGGGCCCTATAAGCCCGGGAATTGGCATTAA
- a CDS encoding DUF5068 domain-containing protein, with the protein MNYKKIMFVFGASVLLLAACAGEEKGTEVEIEEEKSDATKSDEAEVESATEVDDALEELRTALEELKPKEVAANGDDSTILNPNIAEMTEGVVEVLYTNKEPSYAHDMDGFIITIDEYQVTKVSDVNRDSEYLFKDNVEGYVVTALATYENKRSNPVYYTGFASILMDDRFDEVNGDRFKLVPREDVLQSDDPASVNKYPAGFKKQGFLSFVMTNEQYDKLKETKPKLIIAGGASEREDMREAYMEEAVFDFIFNEDSKEKTVSGPDYYRDDLTNQNIADKKMIFEKKDIGQKLDIEGVEVTLEGVQYTEIRPTAEYADTFRNFADDGIVAVTVKLNVDNKSDEIVRLGGIQSILSVDDGEFRYLNQGSLEPDMLKTIEPGKSSEKLHVFLIDKYEFDRHENFELIFGPFSGDDGKKIFKGRDLLFKLPR; encoded by the coding sequence ATGAACTATAAGAAGATAATGTTCGTTTTTGGAGCAAGCGTACTTTTGCTGGCAGCATGCGCGGGTGAAGAGAAGGGGACTGAGGTCGAAATTGAAGAGGAAAAAAGTGATGCCACTAAATCTGATGAAGCAGAAGTAGAGTCAGCGACAGAAGTAGATGATGCATTGGAAGAATTGCGTACCGCATTAGAAGAACTAAAACCCAAAGAGGTAGCTGCTAACGGAGATGACTCAACCATACTTAATCCAAATATTGCCGAAATGACAGAAGGTGTTGTTGAAGTTCTCTATACAAATAAAGAGCCAAGCTATGCGCATGATATGGATGGATTTATCATAACAATTGATGAGTATCAGGTAACGAAAGTATCTGATGTCAACCGAGATTCCGAGTATTTATTTAAAGACAATGTAGAAGGCTATGTCGTTACAGCATTGGCAACATATGAAAATAAGCGGAGTAATCCCGTGTACTATACCGGGTTTGCATCGATTCTCATGGATGACCGCTTTGATGAAGTGAACGGGGATCGGTTCAAATTAGTACCGCGTGAAGATGTGTTGCAGTCGGATGATCCTGCCAGTGTAAATAAATATCCTGCCGGTTTCAAAAAACAGGGTTTCTTATCGTTTGTCATGACAAACGAACAATATGACAAATTAAAGGAGACGAAGCCAAAACTGATTATTGCAGGCGGTGCTTCCGAACGTGAAGACATGAGGGAAGCCTATATGGAAGAGGCTGTTTTTGATTTCATTTTTAATGAAGACAGTAAAGAGAAAACGGTATCAGGTCCAGATTATTACAGAGACGATTTGACGAATCAAAATATTGCCGACAAAAAGATGATTTTTGAGAAGAAAGATATTGGGCAAAAGTTGGACATTGAGGGCGTAGAAGTGACGCTGGAAGGCGTTCAATATACGGAAATTAGACCAACGGCAGAATATGCCGATACCTTCCGTAACTTTGCGGATGACGGGATTGTCGCTGTGACTGTCAAACTAAATGTTGACAATAAATCTGATGAGATAGTAAGGCTTGGCGGTATTCAATCCATTTTGAGTGTAGATGATGGTGAATTCCGATATTTAAACCAAGGATCACTAGAACCGGATATGTTGAAGACAATTGAACCAGGAAAATCTAGCGAGAAGTTACATGTATTCTTAATCGATAAGTACGAGTTCGATCGCCATGAAAATTTCGAGCTGATTTTTGGACCGTTCTCAGGAGATGACGGAAAGAAAATATTCAAAGGCCGCGATTTGTTGTTTAAATTACCTCGATAG
- a CDS encoding pentapeptide repeat-containing protein, whose translation MTKKKVNKRQKPKLSVEHRVMRVEEVLDNEGYVQKVRIDGGFMTGAEGERLTFDDVVFKDVSFAGADFVGAEFVDVVFDTCDFSNVNFQSAMFHRCEIINSKLTGADFANAKVGHALIKECDGRYINFSFSNMKEVEFAECNLTDGDIYESSFNNVQFKLCKLDNINFTETNLNGVDLSDSTYDRIEVTLPKIAGCIVSKEQAIGFARVLGLSVKEE comes from the coding sequence GTGACGAAGAAGAAGGTAAACAAACGACAGAAACCGAAATTGTCAGTTGAGCATAGGGTGATGAGGGTTGAAGAGGTATTGGACAATGAAGGATACGTTCAAAAAGTACGAATTGACGGCGGCTTCATGACGGGGGCGGAAGGCGAGCGATTAACCTTCGATGACGTTGTATTTAAAGATGTATCATTTGCCGGAGCTGATTTTGTAGGTGCCGAATTCGTGGATGTTGTATTTGACACATGCGATTTTTCCAACGTTAATTTCCAAAGTGCTATGTTCCATAGATGTGAAATCATTAATTCAAAATTGACTGGTGCGGATTTTGCGAACGCGAAAGTGGGACATGCGCTAATTAAGGAATGTGACGGACGCTATATTAACTTCAGCTTTTCCAACATGAAGGAAGTAGAGTTTGCCGAGTGTAATTTAACGGACGGTGATATCTACGAGAGCTCATTTAATAATGTGCAATTTAAGTTATGCAAGCTGGATAATATCAATTTTACTGAAACGAACTTGAACGGCGTTGACTTGTCGGACAGTACATATGACCGGATTGAAGTTACACTGCCGAAAATTGCTGGCTGCATTGTGTCAAAAGAACAGGCAATTGGCTTTGCGCGTGTGTTGGGATTATCCGTGAAAGAAGAATAA
- a CDS encoding putative RNA methyltransferase → MTISKKMFNAQVMESNSHLFRCPICASEMVMEDKSRLVCTDNHSFDLSKNGYVNLAPQAHVTKYDKSLFEARKTVMSSGFFNQVLEFMTHKVHVHIEGREQAFILDAGCGEGTHLSAILSQLPGKTTGVGIDLAKEGITAAAKEYPGSIWSVADLANCPFQESQFDVILNILSPANYAEFTRLLKPDGLFVKAVPESGYLKELRAIFYDDEERIDDTDHVARFAQHYDAVTTERITYVFPLSPGLLAPLIRMTPLTWGASEEKIEEALAMDIQNITIDFTVISGVKRV, encoded by the coding sequence ATGACTATATCGAAAAAAATGTTCAATGCACAAGTGATGGAAAGTAATTCACATTTATTCAGATGCCCAATTTGCGCGTCTGAAATGGTTATGGAGGACAAGTCACGGCTCGTTTGCACAGATAATCACTCATTCGATTTATCGAAAAATGGCTATGTTAACTTGGCTCCGCAAGCACATGTGACAAAGTATGATAAATCGCTGTTTGAAGCACGAAAAACGGTAATGAGCAGCGGGTTTTTCAATCAAGTTCTTGAGTTTATGACTCATAAAGTCCATGTGCATATAGAAGGGCGAGAGCAGGCTTTCATCCTGGATGCGGGTTGTGGGGAAGGCACGCACTTGTCGGCAATTCTTTCACAACTGCCTGGCAAAACAACTGGAGTTGGCATAGATCTCGCGAAAGAGGGAATCACTGCGGCAGCGAAAGAGTATCCAGGTTCCATTTGGAGTGTCGCGGACCTTGCGAACTGCCCATTTCAGGAAAGCCAATTCGACGTTATTTTAAATATTTTATCGCCTGCAAATTACGCAGAGTTTACGCGTCTTCTGAAACCGGACGGATTGTTTGTGAAAGCAGTTCCGGAAAGTGGTTATCTAAAGGAGTTACGAGCTATCTTTTATGACGATGAAGAACGAATAGACGATACGGATCACGTCGCACGCTTTGCACAACACTACGATGCTGTCACGACGGAACGGATTACGTATGTATTTCCATTATCGCCCGGGCTTCTTGCACCGCTTATTCGAATGACGCCACTCACGTGGGGTGCTAGTGAGGAGAAAATTGAAGAAGCATTAGCGATGGATATACAGAATATCACAATCGACTTTACCGTTATTTCAGGCGTTAAGAGGGTTTAA
- a CDS encoding CAP-associated domain-containing protein, which yields MKRLFLFILFITAIYITKPYWEKPVSQYVDISFLEPIDEKVDALLKTDSLNTVIHYISEITDKAVFYLVSKTSEVEESIPIAEKPVLEKPEKTQISIHNIELGSPEEKVTAELGEPMSNSMNEYGTEWFTYHDHYQNFVMVSFDEKRTVNAIYTNDDLISSTAGIKYGSLKSTVRETFGEPITEIRKGLNIFMLQESEGFDVFKSGDTYTYVFYDLHQNDQVTAIQLINDSLEKKKTGIYAGGDTQLRNGFEQQLFDLTNAARVRHGLSILKWESNVAVTARKHSADMADNDYFSHENKQGKSPFDRMKDDGVSFRGAGENLAYGQSSSIFAHEGLMNSEGHRENILLDTYSHLGTGVSFNEKLQPYYTENFLLK from the coding sequence ATGAAACGATTATTTCTTTTCATCCTTTTCATTACTGCAATTTATATCACAAAACCATACTGGGAAAAACCAGTCTCACAATATGTCGATATCTCATTTCTGGAACCCATCGATGAAAAAGTCGATGCCCTTTTGAAGACAGATTCGCTGAATACAGTGATTCACTACATTAGTGAAATCACGGATAAAGCTGTGTTTTACCTGGTTTCCAAAACTTCTGAAGTAGAAGAATCTATCCCGATCGCAGAAAAACCGGTGTTGGAAAAACCCGAGAAAACACAGATTTCCATTCACAACATCGAACTCGGGAGTCCAGAAGAAAAAGTGACAGCTGAGCTTGGAGAACCAATGAGTAATTCTATGAACGAATACGGTACCGAATGGTTCACCTATCACGACCACTATCAAAACTTTGTCATGGTTTCATTCGATGAAAAACGAACTGTGAATGCCATTTACACAAATGACGATCTTATTTCATCAACCGCTGGCATCAAATACGGTTCTCTAAAATCTACAGTGCGCGAAACATTTGGCGAACCGATTACAGAAATCCGAAAAGGTTTGAACATTTTCATGCTCCAAGAAAGTGAAGGTTTCGACGTCTTTAAATCAGGCGACACCTATACTTATGTTTTTTATGATTTGCATCAAAATGATCAAGTAACGGCCATCCAGCTTATTAACGATTCATTGGAAAAGAAAAAAACCGGCATCTATGCCGGCGGTGATACACAATTACGTAACGGATTTGAACAACAACTTTTCGACTTAACGAATGCTGCACGCGTTCGTCACGGACTTTCCATTCTTAAATGGGAGTCAAACGTAGCAGTGACAGCACGCAAACACAGTGCAGACATGGCAGACAATGATTATTTCAGCCATGAAAACAAACAAGGAAAGTCCCCGTTCGACCGGATGAAAGATGACGGTGTCAGTTTTCGGGGAGCAGGTGAAAACCTGGCGTATGGCCAATCAAGTAGCATTTTTGCACATGAAGGGCTTATGAATTCCGAGGGGCATCGCGAGAATATTTTGCTAGATACTTACAGCCACCTCGGTACGGGCGTTTCGTTCAATGAAAAATTGCAACCTTATTATACGGAGAACTTTTTGTTAAAATAG